One Triticum dicoccoides isolate Atlit2015 ecotype Zavitan chromosome 5B, WEW_v2.0, whole genome shotgun sequence genomic window carries:
- the LOC119306599 gene encoding zinc finger protein ZAT11-like: protein MTKHQRDELANQHAVSLALSLCLGAVADRSKKMRRTAAAAGGDQFVCKTCGRSFPSFQALGGHRTSHLRGRHGLALALTTGDQYYSVKPKNTKDQKQAHQCHICGQGFETGQALGGHMRRHREEGTQAPPVLLELFV, encoded by the coding sequence ATGACCAAGCACCAGAGAGATGAACTGGCCAACCAGCATGCCGTGTCCCTCGCCCTCTCGCTCTGCCTCGGTGCCGTCGCTGACCGCAGCAAGAAGAtgcgccgcaccgccgccgccgccggtggggATCAGTTCGTGTGCAAGACGTGCGGCCGCTCGTTCCCGTCGTTCCAGGCGCTGGGCGGCCACCGGACTAGCCACCTGCGCGGCCGCCACGGGCTCGCGCTCGCCCTCACCACCGGCGATCAGTACTACTCCGTCAAGCCCAAGAACACTAAGGATCAGAAGCAGGCGCACCAGTGCCACATCTGCGGCCAAGGGTTTGAGACGGGGCAGGCGCTCGGCGGCCACATGCGCCGGCACCGCGAGGAGGGGACGCAGGCGCCGCCGGTTCTGCTCGAGCTGTTTGTCTAG